The following proteins are encoded in a genomic region of Arcobacter suis CECT 7833:
- the tsaD gene encoding tRNA (adenosine(37)-N6)-threonylcarbamoyltransferase complex transferase subunit TsaD has translation MILSIESSCDDSSISITQIETNKLIYHKKISQELQHSIYGGVVPELAARLHIEALPKILEECKEYFPFLKAIAVTNAPGLSVTLTEGVTMAKALIISLNLPLIAVNHLKGHIYSLFIEKDEILPMTVLLVSGGHTQIIEANSLSDMKVIASTMDDSFGESFDKVSKMLGLGYPGGPVVQEYALKGDMNRFDLPVPLSQSPKIEFSYSGLKNAVRMQIEKLENSEFGITEQDKYDLCASFQKTAVLHIMQKLKKLFKQKIPKNFAIVGGASANIHLRSQLEELCKKSNTNLYLSELKYCSDNAAMIGRVAVEQYKQNDFITIENIDVQSRIKELVWA, from the coding sequence ATGATTTTAAGTATTGAAAGTTCTTGTGATGATAGCTCAATTTCTATTACACAAATAGAAACAAACAAATTAATCTATCATAAAAAAATATCTCAAGAACTACAACATAGTATTTATGGAGGAGTTGTTCCTGAATTAGCTGCTAGACTTCATATAGAAGCCTTACCAAAAATACTTGAAGAGTGCAAAGAGTATTTCCCATTCTTAAAAGCAATAGCTGTTACAAATGCCCCAGGTTTAAGTGTTACTTTAACTGAGGGTGTAACTATGGCAAAAGCTTTGATAATTTCCCTAAATCTTCCATTAATTGCTGTAAATCATTTAAAAGGTCATATTTATTCTCTTTTTATTGAAAAAGATGAGATTTTGCCAATGACTGTTTTATTGGTTTCCGGTGGACACACACAAATTATAGAAGCAAATAGTTTAAGTGACATGAAAGTAATCGCAAGTACTATGGATGATAGTTTTGGAGAGAGTTTTGACAAGGTTTCAAAGATGTTAGGACTTGGATATCCTGGTGGTCCAGTTGTTCAAGAATATGCTTTAAAAGGTGATATGAATAGATTTGATTTACCAGTTCCACTTAGTCAGAGTCCAAAAATAGAGTTTTCATATTCAGGACTTAAAAATGCAGTTAGAATGCAAATAGAAAAGCTTGAAAATAGTGAATTTGGAATAACAGAACAAGATAAATATGACCTTTGTGCAAGTTTCCAAAAAACAGCAGTTTTACATATTATGCAAAAACTAAAAAAACTATTTAAACAAAAAATTCCAAAAAACTTTGCAATTGTTGGAGGAGCAAGTGCAAATATACATTTGCGTTCTCAACTTGAAGAGTTATGTAAAAAATCAAATACAAATTTATACCTTAGTGAGTTAAAATATTGTAGTGATAATGCAGCGATGATTGGAAGAGTTGCCGTTGAACAATATAAACAAAATGATTTTATAACAATTGAAAATATTGATGTTCAATCAAGAATCAAGGAGTTAGTATGGGCTTAG
- a CDS encoding SUI1 family translation initiation factor codes for MGLADKLAFGFGAKLEGNSFDTIKEDKKNPKKSSSDLIPKNQHQLVFTFEKRNGKPVTNVGRFNITLDEKKEVLKLLKKKLACGGAINEEWLELQGDVKDKIKTILESDGWKFRK; via the coding sequence ATGGGCTTAGCAGATAAATTAGCTTTTGGATTTGGTGCAAAACTTGAAGGAAATAGTTTTGATACAATAAAAGAAGATAAAAAAAATCCAAAAAAATCTTCTTCTGATTTGATTCCAAAAAATCAACATCAACTAGTTTTTACCTTTGAAAAAAGAAATGGAAAACCAGTTACAAATGTAGGAAGATTTAATATCACTCTTGATGAGAAAAAAGAAGTTTTAAAACTTCTAAAGAAAAAATTAGCTTGTGGTGGCGCTATTAATGAAGAGTGGCTTGAACTTCAAGGTGATGTAAAAGATAAAATAAAAACTATTTTAGAAAGTGATGGTTGGAAATTTAGAAAATAA
- a CDS encoding NAD(P)H-hydrate dehydratase, translating to MQKLFDEVNSLDKRCYEKFLLSEDLLMEHAASNMALYISEKYSSFESILIVCGSGNNGADGIALARLLHTKFDVKLYLATTPKSSMAQLQLQRAKTLDIKIVNELFNADIIVDCLFGTGLNKPLDEKSINLLNTLNSYNSFKIACDIPSGINSLGQIQNVAFEADVTITMGALKTSLFSDMAKDYVGEIIVANLGVQREIYEIESNKFLLEKSDMKLPFRNKKNAHKGSFGHLNVVAGCKKGAGIIAANAAFGFGTGLVSVVCHENLDLPYHIMQTHFISENCTAIAIGMGLGKYETDEIRKILNKKVPKIIDADLFYDKLICEVLEQEIVLTPHPKEFVSLLKLCEIAEINVEELQNNRFLYVEKFCKKYPNVVLLLKGANVIISSNEKLYVNSFGSAVLSKGGSGDVLSGLVGSLLAQGYKPLDATITASLAHTIASRNYSKNNYSLIPSDLIEEIRQL from the coding sequence ATGCAAAAGCTTTTTGATGAGGTTAATTCTTTAGACAAAAGATGTTACGAGAAATTTTTGTTAAGTGAAGATTTACTTATGGAACATGCAGCTTCAAATATGGCTTTGTATATATCTGAAAAATATTCCTCTTTTGAATCTATTTTAATTGTATGTGGAAGTGGAAATAATGGTGCTGATGGGATCGCACTTGCTAGACTTTTACATACAAAATTTGATGTTAAATTATATTTGGCAACAACTCCAAAATCTTCGATGGCACAACTTCAACTTCAAAGAGCAAAAACTTTAGATATAAAGATTGTAAATGAACTCTTTAATGCTGATATTATCGTTGATTGTTTGTTTGGAACGGGTTTGAATAAACCTTTAGATGAAAAATCTATAAATCTTTTAAATACTCTAAATTCATATAACTCTTTTAAAATAGCTTGTGATATTCCAAGTGGAATAAACTCTTTAGGACAAATACAAAATGTAGCTTTTGAAGCTGATGTTACTATTACTATGGGGGCTTTAAAAACTTCACTTTTTAGTGATATGGCAAAAGATTATGTTGGAGAAATTATAGTTGCTAATTTAGGAGTTCAAAGGGAAATTTATGAAATAGAATCTAATAAATTTTTATTAGAAAAAAGTGATATGAAACTTCCTTTTAGGAATAAAAAAAATGCTCATAAAGGAAGTTTTGGACATCTAAATGTAGTTGCTGGTTGTAAAAAAGGAGCTGGAATAATTGCTGCAAATGCTGCCTTTGGATTTGGTACGGGACTTGTAAGTGTAGTTTGCCATGAAAATCTAGATTTGCCATATCATATTATGCAAACACATTTTATTAGTGAAAATTGTACGGCAATTGCAATTGGAATGGGTTTAGGAAAATATGAAACCGATGAAATTAGAAAAATATTAAATAAAAAAGTTCCTAAGATAATTGATGCAGATTTGTTTTATGATAAATTAATTTGTGAAGTTTTAGAGCAAGAAATAGTTTTAACTCCCCATCCAAAAGAGTTTGTGTCACTTTTAAAACTTTGTGAAATTGCAGAGATAAATGTGGAAGAGTTACAAAATAATAGATTTTTGTATGTGGAAAAATTTTGTAAAAAATATCCAAATGTAGTTTTATTGTTAAAAGGTGCAAATGTAATTATTTCTTCAAATGAAAAATTGTATGTAAATAGTTTTGGCAGTGCAGTTTTAAGTAAAGGTGGAAGTGGTGATGTTTTAAGTGGTCTAGTTGGTTCACTTTTAGCTCAAGGATATAAACCTCTTGATGCGACGATAACAGCAAGTTTAGCCCATACAATAGCTTCAAGAAACTATAGTAAAAACAACTACTCTTTAATTCCTTCTGATTTGATTGAAGAGATTAGACAATTATGA
- a CDS encoding thiazole synthase, protein MSDILKIGKYEFNSRLIVGSGKYKDFQTTKDATIASGSELITVAIRRVNITNPNEENLLDYFKDTNVKLLPNSAGCFTAEEAITTFRLMREATGIDIIKLEVIGDALKTLYPDVIETIKACEILKKDGFTIMAYTSDDPIIAKRLEDAGADAIMPLAAPIGSGLGIQNRYNIAFIRDAVKVPVIVDAGVGCASDATIAMELGAEAVLTNTAIACASNPILMAEAMKYAVIAGRMGYKAGRIPKKPYATASSPIDGLIQF, encoded by the coding sequence ATGAGCGATATTTTAAAAATAGGTAAATATGAATTTAATAGTAGATTAATCGTTGGAAGTGGTAAATATAAAGATTTTCAAACAACTAAAGATGCAACAATAGCAAGTGGAAGTGAATTAATAACTGTTGCAATAAGAAGAGTAAATATTACAAATCCAAATGAAGAGAATTTATTAGATTATTTTAAAGATACAAATGTAAAACTTTTACCAAATAGTGCAGGGTGTTTCACAGCAGAAGAAGCAATTACAACTTTTAGATTAATGAGAGAAGCTACAGGAATTGATATTATCAAACTTGAGGTTATTGGAGATGCTTTAAAAACTTTATATCCTGATGTAATAGAAACAATTAAAGCTTGTGAAATCCTAAAAAAAGATGGGTTTACCATTATGGCGTATACAAGTGATGACCCAATTATTGCAAAAAGATTAGAAGATGCAGGTGCTGATGCTATTATGCCATTAGCAGCTCCCATTGGTTCAGGACTTGGAATTCAAAATAGATATAACATTGCATTTATAAGAGATGCAGTAAAAGTTCCTGTTATTGTAGATGCGGGTGTTGGTTGTGCAAGTGATGCAACAATTGCAATGGAATTAGGTGCAGAAGCAGTTTTAACAAACACAGCAATTGCTTGTGCTTCAAATCCAATACTAATGGCAGAAGCTATGAAATATGCTGTAATTGCAGGAAGAATGGGTTATAAAGCAGGAAGAATCCCTAAAAAACCTTATGCAACAGCAAGTTCACCAATTGATGGATTAATCCAATTCTAA
- a CDS encoding biotin/lipoyl-containing protein gives MSKKYIDIMDTTFRDGFQSVFGGRVLMNDFFPAVHAAKEAGITHFEFGGGARFQSLFFYLQENAFEMMDKFREITGPDANLQTLARGINTVMLDTGSRELIDLHAKMFAKHGTTTIRNFDALNDVQNLEYSAECIKKYGLNHEVVVTLMDLPPGCFGAHDVPFYEKTLRNILDSGLPYDSICFKDASGTSSPQKIYETIQMARRLVGDNTHIRLHTHETAGVSVACYLAALEAGADGIDLAASPVSGGTSQPDILTMLHAVKGKNFDLGGLEIDKILKYQETLNHCLKDYFIPPEATQVSPLIPFSPMPGGALTANTQMMRDNGTLDKFPEVIKAMREVVEKGGYGTSVTPVSQFYWQQAYANVMFGPWKQIAPGYGKMVLGYFGRTPVEPDAEVVRLASEKLKLEPTKENPLDIADRDEKKKISVWKQRLELEGIETSDENIFIAAACDEKGIAFLKGESPLNVRKNDDKNCNLGENKMANANGNYTVIVDGQKFNVTIAEGNANIQVTPVANTVATPVVAPVVAPVATPAYSGTAVPAAVNGAVWKILVKEGDTVEKDQQIMILEAMKMEIDITAPVSGVITKILVNNTDAVEEGQSLAFIG, from the coding sequence ATGTCTAAGAAATATATAGATATTATGGATACAACTTTTAGAGACGGATTTCAATCTGTCTTTGGAGGAAGAGTCCTAATGAATGATTTTTTTCCAGCTGTGCATGCTGCAAAAGAAGCTGGAATAACACACTTTGAGTTCGGTGGAGGAGCAAGATTCCAATCTTTATTCTTCTATCTTCAAGAAAATGCATTTGAAATGATGGATAAATTTAGAGAAATCACAGGTCCAGATGCAAACTTACAAACTTTAGCTCGTGGTATCAACACTGTTATGCTTGATACTGGTTCAAGAGAATTAATCGACTTACATGCAAAAATGTTCGCAAAACATGGAACAACAACAATCAGAAATTTTGATGCCTTAAATGATGTTCAAAACCTTGAATACTCTGCTGAATGTATTAAAAAATATGGATTAAACCATGAAGTAGTTGTAACACTTATGGATTTACCTCCAGGTTGCTTTGGTGCTCATGATGTTCCTTTTTATGAAAAGACTCTAAGAAATATTCTAGATAGTGGATTGCCTTATGATTCAATTTGTTTTAAAGATGCATCAGGAACTTCAAGTCCGCAAAAAATCTATGAAACAATCCAAATGGCAAGAAGATTAGTTGGAGATAACACTCATATTAGACTTCATACTCATGAAACTGCAGGTGTTTCAGTTGCTTGTTATTTAGCTGCTTTAGAAGCTGGTGCTGATGGTATAGATTTAGCTGCATCTCCAGTATCTGGTGGAACTAGCCAACCTGATATTTTAACTATGCTTCATGCAGTAAAAGGTAAAAACTTTGATTTGGGTGGTTTAGAAATTGATAAAATTCTAAAATACCAAGAGACTTTAAATCATTGTTTAAAAGATTACTTTATTCCACCAGAAGCTACACAAGTTTCTCCATTAATTCCTTTTTCTCCAATGCCAGGTGGTGCATTAACTGCAAATACTCAAATGATGAGAGATAATGGAACTTTAGATAAATTTCCAGAAGTTATAAAAGCAATGAGAGAAGTTGTTGAAAAAGGTGGATACGGAACATCTGTAACTCCAGTTTCACAATTTTATTGGCAACAAGCATACGCAAATGTAATGTTTGGACCATGGAAACAAATAGCTCCTGGTTATGGGAAAATGGTTTTAGGTTACTTTGGTAGAACTCCAGTTGAACCAGATGCTGAAGTTGTTAGACTTGCAAGTGAAAAATTAAAACTTGAACCAACAAAAGAGAATCCTTTAGATATAGCAGATAGAGATGAAAAGAAAAAAATATCTGTGTGGAAACAAAGATTAGAACTTGAAGGTATAGAAACAAGTGATGAGAATATATTCATAGCAGCAGCATGTGATGAAAAAGGGATAGCATTTTTAAAAGGTGAATCACCATTAAATGTTAGAAAGAATGATGATAAAAATTGTAATTTAGGAGAGAATAAAATGGCTAATGCAAATGGAAATTATACGGTAATAGTAGATGGACAAAAATTTAATGTAACAATAGCAGAAGGTAATGCAAATATTCAAGTAACACCAGTTGCGAATACTGTAGCAACACCAGTTGTAGCACCAGTTGTAGCACCAGTTGCAACACCTGCATATTCAGGAACAGCAGTTCCAGCAGCAGTAAATGGAGCAGTATGGAAGATACTAGTAAAAGAAGGTGATACAGTTGAGAAAGATCAACAAATAATGATATTAGAAGCAATGAAAATGGAGATAGATATAACAGCTCCAGTTTCAGGTGTTATAACTAAAATTTTAGTTAACAATACTGATGCTGTTGAAGAAGGTCAATCTTTAGCATTTATTGGGTAA
- a CDS encoding OadG family protein produces the protein METNLVAQVVELLLVGMGIVFTFLILAVFMTKGKILKKFLPQEEMQTQTINVVLEANVTNTEAAKIAAVIAAVQHHKNLKG, from the coding sequence ATGGAAACAAACTTAGTTGCGCAAGTAGTAGAATTACTCTTAGTAGGGATGGGAATCGTATTTACATTCTTAATACTAGCAGTATTTATGACTAAAGGGAAAATATTAAAAAAATTCCTTCCACAAGAAGAAATGCAAACTCAAACTATTAATGTAGTATTAGAAGCAAATGTAACTAATACAGAAGCTGCGAAGATAGCTGCAGTAATAGCAGCAGTACAACATCATAAAAATCTAAAAGGTTAA
- a CDS encoding AraC family transcriptional regulator — MKKETLQKRTKIANDIMYYIYTHIETNIDIEELSIDLGVSKFHMHRIFKEAFGKNIYESIKSIRLQKASNLLLTNKYSTISNIVNLCGYSSQSSFIKTFKERFEMTPKDWRNGGYKEYSKKILQQSQRAMQSKADFSNITPMIVKMPSFESFYIRNKGYNVNIRETWQKLQTWILTNNINSYKQIALFHDNPTITPLNDCQYIGCIVVDESEKITSDRLPNFKISDGVYAKFDLKGKTGDVLPFIHWVYHEWLPKSEYETTTKPSYAIYNKLDFLDDSDEFDLSFYVSINF; from the coding sequence ATGAAAAAAGAAACCCTCCAAAAACGAACAAAAATAGCCAATGATATTATGTATTATATTTATACTCATATAGAAACTAACATTGATATTGAAGAACTTAGTATTGATTTAGGTGTTAGTAAATTTCATATGCATAGAATTTTTAAAGAGGCATTTGGAAAAAATATTTATGAAAGCATAAAATCAATTAGACTTCAAAAAGCTTCAAATTTACTTTTAACAAATAAATATTCAACCATATCAAATATAGTAAATTTATGTGGATATTCTTCACAATCTTCATTTATAAAAACATTTAAAGAAAGATTTGAAATGACGCCAAAAGATTGGAGAAATGGAGGATATAAAGAATATTCTAAAAAAATCTTACAACAATCCCAACGGGCAATGCAATCAAAAGCAGATTTTAGTAATATAACACCAATGATTGTAAAGATGCCATCTTTTGAAAGTTTTTATATTAGAAATAAGGGTTATAATGTAAATATTAGAGAGACTTGGCAAAAGCTTCAAACTTGGATTTTAACTAATAATATTAATTCATATAAACAAATTGCACTTTTTCATGATAATCCAACTATTACTCCTTTAAATGATTGCCAATACATTGGTTGTATAGTTGTTGATGAGTCTGAAAAAATTACAAGTGATAGATTACCAAATTTTAAAATATCAGATGGTGTTTATGCAAAATTTGATTTAAAAGGAAAAACAGGAGATGTTTTACCTTTTATTCACTGGGTTTACCACGAATGGTTACCAAAAAGTGAATATGAAACAACAACTAAACCATCATATGCTATTTATAATAAATTGGATTTTTTAGATGATAGTGATGAATTTGATTTGAGTTTTTATGTATCAATTAATTTTTAA